Proteins encoded by one window of Musa acuminata AAA Group cultivar baxijiao chromosome BXJ2-9, Cavendish_Baxijiao_AAA, whole genome shotgun sequence:
- the LOC135622780 gene encoding uncharacterized protein LOC135622780 isoform X1, with the protein MRECCGDPHAVRGLQGGTGEEISGGNQDGVVDGEEFEGLPALKVGGAFTDGNAGAGGQGLENVSGGCSPCDGCCSLLVVVNEHEALVKETKEVEEDSGGFVESGKQSNHVVPEQRVSVGNLKTIAAANSVVEVGVLVDANAGVGNLELENANCGFSSCNDRSSSLDVGKEHEVLDKEIKEMEDDAAEDSKVEIGMVKAMKEMEEVNGSFVDAEKRSNNLDLEQGISVENPKAVESCSSLPGKPVGCVCCKRNLVDDKYEDLLLSNIERIKCSACKEDILCSNNGNSGRLEPFNSQNDKGLAPSCIVGQKEGVCDVSEENSVSSCIARGLSGVSLDEVTSCFSVEVSSFLQSSALHTAARDHSSDLPLATDCEIKVTDAFNTASTCCSNVKVSRGQVSNGVIGISKSVPSFGSRRTNPKRAASLRSIQTDVRSDHLTRNRNNMRKHNKAADLGTLFSSITDKKIEVRRKRSCFQRMTRKSVWGGTSSLVTHFMENDELAVSSFHLAQIQNTNLKISQNSRPRRKKQMCHGDRNLISPKSECAFLTQTMHLNDQIYLQSQIPNMVDSQHSIEANNDAVPNMCRPSHLGISSKRGEADCKPLTDNLASSERFLRRDGQQGEKDMDSTLTQDASLDNMLGECPGVSSHSGSETLMETTVDKHLVDPESSPDSDIYNPVVDVGVALIESGTFQDNVVNQSVIVPKLTVLNGTCAKLLNSCDAIVSPESASSLEVQLQTENKEESKFCEASAKAYASSEEHDLIKEKLHELDIQITDVEPVKYVRKKRNGFKERSHICSDAIKEAKGKNYRGKTYPDNTTNGVEELGCSEGSRKADLGLGVWVLTKQDTVNLQPEDGGLLITDKADAHKLSRSSKKRVGKNKLSLKGSTRTRRPKSHGKKNCTIQRLGKSRKKENNQTLDVDWEACGSLKLPPGRACNKSKPKEGTCGLEGQSLPQRRAWVLCDDCHKWRCIPTELADIIGETNCRWTCKDNTDKAFADCSIPQEKTNSEINAELEISDASCDEGVPKPKSSGFAKSKLAATQPAPWTPIKSNLYLHRNRKSQTIDETMVCHCKPPSDSCLGCGDQCLNRMLNIECGKGTCPCGELCSNQQFQKRKYAKLKWIPCGKKGFGLQSLQDVSSGQFIIEYVGEVLDLGTYEARQRYYASRGQKHFYFMTLNGGEVIDACAKGNLGRFINHSCDPNCRTEKWMVNGEVCIGLFAIRDIKKGEELTFDYNYVRVFGAAAKKCVCGSSVCRGYIGSDPLDAEVIVQDDSDDEILEPMMAHEENEKALDIDVSLSYANDVVEKDSDSSIKNKVQLDDSPLIISETEAHQQSWDTICKSSYDVTPLSITSNGLDKDTISRSISEIQLSEDQSRNLDDVHNKETSTVQPSLTVIDPISGTALKSILASNIIDEQQSVSKPYLAKSSPSNHIIRKSKLSAKAKPAQKAKKSHWRSGNAQFAGVENELNELLDADGGISKRKDATKGYLKLLFVTAAEGDNAGGASQSIRDLSLILDALLKTKSRTVLMDIINKNGLQMLHNIMKQNRSKFNRIPIIRKLLKVLEFLALKGILTPEHINKGPPCSGMESLKDSLLSLTRHNDIQVHQIARSFRDKWIPRTIKRVEPSDRDEFQLDSQRPYPCWFQSSPFNHHLDQGARDSDAIVCVSEPMEQVTYSGVVDMPGETCSLSSTLIDNNTTTRARTRKRKSRWDQPLEYNGPDQQHLWSSQDQATEAGSKLFKASFSELELGSRTEAQKRNLDRPNEDGCSLNGVAGMKNFLQQNMDDEAPPGFESSQKLHQLTSETLVPRGEVVVGYLQERYLSHLGVSYGIPLAFVQKLGTSELKGDTNRHQFWQVAPSMPFHPFPPLPSYPRGKPNPLTLTSDSSKNSTVDQGLNATQVCKLDDGDSQATDVPVPSTIGGRPATHLEAPSRDLQISERTSWSSNSYGRRLFRTHRWNNQKFRRRWSPWPQEGNDHGFRGTVRHRDSGRNFRDERRYWPRWPQEDSGVSSKQM; encoded by the exons ATGAGGGAGTGTTGTGGCGATCCACATGCCGTGCGTGGATTGCAGGGAGGAACCGGTGAAGAAATTTCGGGGGGGAATCAAGATGGAGTGGTTGATGGTGAGGAGTTCGAGGGATTGCCGGCCCTTAAGGTGGGCGGCGCGTTCACAGATGGCAATGCTGGTGCAGGTGGTCAGGGATTGGAAAATGTGAGCGGTGGTTGCTCTCCTTGCGACGGTTGTTGCTCTCTTTTGGTAGTCGTAAATGAGCATGAAGCATTGGTAAAGGAGACAAAGGAGGTGGAGGAAGATTCTGGAGGTTTTGTTGAATCTGGTAAACAAAGTAATCATGTTGTTCCAGAACAAAGAGTTTCAGTTGGGAATTTAAAGACAATTGCAGCAGCAAATTCCGTTGTTGAGGTCGGTGTGCTGGTAGATGCCAATGCTGGTGTAGGCAACCTGGAATTGGAAAATGCAAACTGTGGGTTTTCTTCTTGCAATGATAGGAGCTCTTCTTTGGACGTTGGAAAGGAGCATGAAGTATTGGATAAGGAGATAAAAGAGATGGAGGATGATGCAGCAGAAGATTCCAAGGTTGAGATTGGCATGGTAAAGGCAATGAAGGAGATGGAGGAAGTTAATGGGAGCTTTGTTGATGCTGAGAAACGAAGCAATAATCTTGACCTAGAACAAGGAATCTCAGTTGAGAACCCAAAGGCGGTTGAATCTTGCTCTTCTCTTCCTGGGAAACCTGTGGGTTGTGTGTGTTGCAAAAGAAATTTGGTAGATGACAAATATGAAGATTTACTCCTCTCAAATATAGAGAGAATCAAGTGTAGTGCTTGCAAAGAAGACATCCTTTGCTCAAACAATGGCAATAGTGGAAGACTTGAGCCATTTAATTCACAAAATGATAAAGGGCTAGCTCCAAGTTGCATAGTAGGTCAGAAAGAAGGTGTCTGTGATGTGTCAGAGGAAAATTCTGTTTCCTCATGCATAGCCAGAGGACTAAGTGGAGTTTCACTTGATGAAGTCACATCGTGCTTCTCAGTGGAAGTATCATCCTTTCTGCAATCATCTGCCTTACATACCGCTGCACGGGATCACTCTTCTGACCTTCCGCTGGCAACAGATTGTGAGATAAAAGTCACTGATGCTTTCAACACAGCATCTACTTGCTGTAGCAATGTAAAAGTTTCTCGTGGACAGGTAAGCAATGGAGTAATTGGCATTTCAAAATCTGTTCCTTCTTTTGGTTCAAGGCGAACCAATCCAAAGCGTGCTGCTTCTTTAAGGAGCATTCAGACTGATGTGAGGTCCGATCACTTGACCAGAAACAGGAATAATATGAGGAAACATAATAAGGCCGCTGACTTAGGCACATTATTTTCAAGCATTACAGACAAAAAAATTGAAGTCAGAAGGAAAAGAAGCTGCTTCCAAAGAATGACACGAAAATCTGTATGGGGAGGAACTAGCAGCTTAGTAACACATTTCATGGAAAATGATGAGCTTGCTGTATCTAGTTTTCATCTAGCACAGATTCAGAATACAAATTTAAAGATAAGTCAGAATTCTAGACCTAGAAGGAAGAAACAAATGTGTCATGGAGACAGAAATTTGATATCACCGAAAAGTGAATGTGCTTTTTTAACTCAAACTATGCACTTAAATGATCAAATATATTTGCAGTCGCAGATTCCTAATATGGTTGATTCACAGCATTCAATCGAAGCCAATAATGATGCCGTGCCTAACATGTGTCGCCCTTCTCATCTGGGCATTTCAAGTAAACGTGGTGAAGCTGATTGCAAACCACTGACAGATAATCTTGCTTCTAGTGAAAGGTTTCTTCGACGAGATGGACAACAAGGTGAAAAGGATATGGATAGTACTTTAACACAAGATGCATCTTTGGATAACATGCTAGGCGAATGTCCTGGGGTCTCATCACACTCTGGCTCTGAAACTTTGATGGAAACAACTGTTGACAAGCACTTGGTGGATCCAGAATCGTCGCCTGACTCTGATATCTATAATCCGGTTGTTGATGTTGGTGTTGCTCTTATAGAGTCTGGCACTTTTCAGGACAATGTTGTGAATCAGAGTGTGATTGTTCCTAAACTGACTGTTCTAAATGGCACGTGTGCTAAACTTTTAAATTCCTGTGACGCTATTGTAAGTCCTGAATCTGCTTCATCCTTGGAAGTGCAGCTGCAAACTGAGAATAAGGAAGAGAGTAAATTCTGTGAAGCCAGTGCAAAAGCATATGCCTCATCAGAAGAACATGACTTAATCAAGGAGAAGTTGCATGAGTTAGATATTCAGATCACAGATGTGGAACCTGTGAAGTATGTTAGGAAGAAGCGTAATGGCTTTAAGGAAAGAAGTCATATATGTTCAGATGCCATAAAAGAAGCTAAGGGAAAGAATTATAGAGGGAAGACCTATCCTGATAATACTACAAATGGAGTGGAAGAGTTGGGCTGCAGTGAAGGATCCAGGAAAGCTGATCTTGGTCTGGGAGTGTGGGTATTGACCAAGCAGGATACTGTCAATTTACAGCCAGAAGATGGTGGATTGTTGATCACTGATAAAGCTGATGCGCACAAACTTTCTAGAAGCAGCAAAAAGAGAGTGGGTAAAAACAAATTAAGTTTAAAAGGTTCAACAAGAACCCGAAGACCAAAATCCCATGGTAAAAAAAACTGCACTATACAAAGGTTAGGGAAGAGCAGAAAGAAGGAAAATAATCAGACACTTGATGTGGATTGGGAAGCATGTGGAAGCTTGAAGTTGCCTCCGGGGAGAGCTT GTAACAAATCGAAACCCAAGGAAGGTACTTGTGGATTGGAAGGTCAGTCCTTACCACAAAGGCGGGCATGGGTTCTTTGTGATGATTGCCACAAGTGGCGTTGTATACCAACTGAACTTGCAGATATTATTGGGGAAACCAACTGTAGATG GACTTGTAAGGACAATACAGACAAGGCATTTGCTGATTGTTCGATACCACAAGAGAAGACAAACTCAGAGATCAATGCTGAATTGGAGATCTCAGATGCTTCATGTGATGAAGGTGTTCCTAAACCAAAATCTTCTGGATTTGCAAAGTCGAAGTTAGCTG CCACCCAACCAGCTCCTTGGACACCTATCAAGTCCAACTTATATCTTCATCGCAATCGGAAAAGTCAAACAATTGATGAG acCATGGTTTGCCACTGTAAGCCTCCATCAGATAGCTGTTTGGGTTGTGGAGATCAATGTTTGAATCGGATGCTTAACATAGAGTGTGGGAAAGGAACCTGTCCATGCGGGGAGCTTTGTTCGAACCAGCAG TTTCAGAAGCGCAAATATGCCAAACTCAAGTGGATTCCTTGTGGGAAAAAAGGATTTGGCCTCCAGTCGCTTCAAGATGTATCTAGTGGGCAGTTTATTATTGAATATGTTGGAGAG GTGCTCGATTTAGGTACCTATGAAGCCCGTCAAAGATACTATGCTTCCAGAGGTCAGAAGCATTTTTACTTCATGACGCTGAATGGTGGTGAG GTAATAGATGCATGTGCAAAAGGAAATCTAGGTCGTTTTATCAATCATAGTTGTGATCCTAATTGTCGCACTGAAAAG TGGATGGTAAACGGAGAAGTTTGTATTGGACTATTTGCAATAAGAGATATCAAAAAG GGTGAAGAACTAACTTTTGACTACAATTATGTTCGCGTGTTTGGTGCTGCTGCCAAAAAGTGTGTTTGTGGCTCTTCTGTATGCCGAGGCTATATTGGTAGTGATCCTTTGGATGCTGAGGTAATTGTGCAAGATGATTCAGATGATGAAATTCTTGAACCTATGATGGCCCATGAAGAAAATGAGAAGGCACTAGATATAGATGTGTCGCTCTCTTATGCTAATGATGTGGTTGAGAAAGATTCTGATTCTTCTATTAAAAATAAAGTTCAATTAGATGACTCCCCCCTTATAATCTCGGAGACTGAAGCTCATCAACAGTCATGGGACACTATATGCAAGTCATCTTATGATGTTACTCCATTGAGCATTACTTCTAATGGTCTGGACAAAGACACTATTTCCAGATCCATATCTGAGATCCAATTATCCGAAGACCAATCACGAAACTTGGATGATGTACACAACAAAGAAACCTCAACGGTACAACCTTCCCTTACTGTAATTGACCCCATTTCTGGGACTGCTCTAAAAAGCATCTTGGCATCTAACATCATTGATGAGCAGCAAAGTGTATCAAAACCTTACCTTGCAAAATCATCCCCTTCAAATCATATTATAAGGAAGAGCAAGTTGAGTGCAAAAGCTAAGCCGGCCCAGAAAGCCAAAAAATCACACTGGCGATCTGGTAATGCACAATTTGCAGGAG TTGAAAATGAATTGAATGAGTTGTTAGACGCGGATGGTGGCATTAGCAAGAGGAAG GATGCTACAAAGGGCTATTTGAAGCTTCTGTTTGTGACTGCAGCAGAAGGTGATAATGCTGGTGGTGCATCTCAAAG TATACGAGACCTTTCCTTGATTCTTGATGCACTTCTAAAGACAAAATCTCGGACAGTTTTGAtggatataataaacaaaaatg GACTGCAGATGTTGCACAATATAATGAAGCAAAACCGGAGTAAATTTAATAGAATTCCTATAATCCGGAAGCTTCTCAAG GTGTTGGAGTTTCTTGCTTTAAAAGGAATCCTTACCCCAGAGCACATAAATAAAGGTCCTCCATGTAGTGGAATGGAGAG CTTGAAAGATTCATTGTTGAGTTTGACCAGGCATAATGACATTCAG GTTCATCAAATTGCTCGAAGTTTCAGAGATAAGTGGATTCCTCGCACAATTAAACGAGTTGAACCATCAGATCGAGATGAATTTCAATTAGATTCACAGCGACCTTATCCTTGTTGGTTTCAATCATCTCCGTTTAACCACCACCTTGATCAAGGAGCAAGAGACAGTGATGCCATTGTTTGTGTTAGTGAACCCATGGAGCAGGTAACATATTCAGGTGTAGTTGATATGCCTGGAGAAACATGTTCACTTTCGTCAACATTGATTGATAATAATACAACAACTAGAGCAAGAACTCGCAAGCGCAAGAGTCGGTGGGATCAGCCATTAGAGTACAATGGTCCCGACCAACAACATTTGTGGTCAAGTCAAGACCAAGCCACAGAAGCTGGCTCAAAGCTTTTCAAAGCTTCATTTTCAGAATTAGAGCTTGGCTCTAGGACTGAAGCTCAGAAGCGGAACCTTGATAGGCCGAATGAGGATGGTTGTTCTCTCAACGGAGTTGCTGGTATGAAGAACTTTCTGCAACAGAACATGGATGATGAggcacctcctggatttgagtcaTCACAGAAGTTACATCAGCTTACTTCTGAAACTCTAGTCCCTAGAGGTGAAGTGGTTGTGGGTTATCTTCAAGAGAGGTACCTCTCACACTTGGGTGTGTCATATGGGATTCCTCTGGCCTTTGTTCAGAAGCTTGGAACCTCTGAGTTAAAGGGAGACACCAACAGACACCAATTTTGGCAAGTTGCACCAAGCATGCCCTTCCATCCATTTCCACCCTTACCTTCATATCCTCGAGGAAAACCAAATCCTTTAACTCTTACATCGGATTCTTCTAAGAATAGCACAGTAGACCAGGGTTTGAATGCAacacaagtgtgcaagctagatgATGGGGACTCTCAGGCAACAGATGTGCCTGTTCCATCTACAATAGGAGGAAGGCCAGCAACTCACTTAGAAGCACCATCTAGGGACCTGCAGATTTCAGAAAGAACAAGTTGGTCTTCAAACAGCTATGGGAGGAGGTTATTTCGGACGCACAGATGGAACAACCAGAAATTTAGGAGACGTTGGTCACCTTGGCCCCAAGAAGGCAATGATCATGGATTTAGAGGTACCGTAAGACACAGAGATAGTGGCAGAAATTTCAGAGATGAGAGGAGATACTGGCCTCGATGGCCCCAGGAGGACAGCGGTGTTAGCTCCAAGCAAATGTGA